A segment of the Centropristis striata isolate RG_2023a ecotype Rhode Island chromosome 15, C.striata_1.0, whole genome shotgun sequence genome:
GAAGTCCTCAAAACTGTTTCTGTGGTAGTCCTGCTGCAGTaggtaaccacacacacacacacacacacacacacacaatgtgaaaACACAACCAACCACATGCTGTGGCGGCTGGTAAATATAAACCACTAATAAACAAACAGATTATTGAAAAGTTTTATGCTTTTTATCTATTTGTTTATGTGACCACTGATCTCATTATtaagtcggtcacattagcatgctaagatATGCTATTTAGTATTAAGCATAAAGTAGAGGTGTGAGCCTGATGATGGGACTGTTATTAGTTTTGTAGATACTCAAAAGTCATAAATAGTTTCtgttactactactattacttctCAAGTCGATTTTTAACACTGTCATTCATACAGTCATGCTGTTAACATGATGAAAAGGTCCTTTCACTCTGCTAAACAAACTTTCTCAATACTAAGAAATCATCGCAACATCATTAATGTCAAACCAAAAGAGTTGTTACAAAACcatgttgaagaaaaaatatttatccgTCTCTTCAGACCAGGTCACAAGGTTGTAGCCTTTATCTtggccttgttttgtttgtttattttttttctctcccatgtCCTCTAAGGGGTTCCGTAGAAGGCCACCTTACAGACCCACTACAGGTAAGACTAATGTTAAAGATATGTTGAacgagacattttttttcttttaagatcACAAGGTTGAATACCCTGGCCTAAGACAAATTGACATTACCAAAAACAATGCAGTAATGCAAATCAAGCATTTAAAACAGAGAGATGATTGTTAAATAAAGCTATTATTTTCTTCCTAGTAgtgctgggcgatatatatacTGATGTAAAAGAAATATCGATATATTTGTAAGTGTGATATGAATGTGATCTTTGTTCCAGGcaattatttaagatatttttatttatttaaatgtgcactttatggagcttcgattttttaaaaaaaggaaaaaaaagtaggctactcctgtttttatacagtatttacgttcacttaaataaacactttcaatAGAACTACTTGTACCATAtcatatttggcttttactttgactaaacatttgctctcactttgcgataaaaatatcgggatatatattgtatatcgatattcagcctatcgggatatgacttttggtccatatcgcccagcccttctTCCTAGTACCTATATGAAACTGCTCACGTCTGTGGATTATTTGAACTAAAcaggtcattattttgagaaacattgctgttgagtttatctattatttttttttactttcttacttaTTCTGGTACTCTGAGCACCATAAAGCCATGTGTCATTTAGtttattatattcaagagaaggcacaTATTTCTACGACTGATATATCCACACAACACTTGACACCTTGTACCAAGGCAATCtagataaatagcactacaggtaagagttattatttttttattttcaggtgaactgtccctttaaaataTTACTTAATCTGCAAGCCCTATATTTCAGGCAGGGAATTTGTGGGAGGTCCTAACAGCAAATCACTTTGTCCAGTTTGTATCTGGACTGTGTATTAAGTTGCATCTTCCTTTAGAGGgcattattactatttataaCGCAAGTTGTACAAGTCTGCTACTCCACCATTGATAGGTCTGTTCAGATTTGACCTCCTCATCacagttaaaatatattatctagtatatttgtatattttttttacattgtagatGTTTAGAATGTGTAGCTATGCATACAAAAATGGCgattattttcacagtgtgacgaTGTGATTAATATAATGACACCAAGGGGCTGCAATTGGGCTTGCATGAAACAATATATTGCCTGTAAAAGCAGATGCACTACATTGTCTTTCTGCAAAGCTgttaaactgtaattaaataGCCTTTTCTGTGTCCTATAgtatttttcatagtttttcatTAATTCAACAGTCTGCGGCTGTAGATTGAGATCTTATGTTGATACAGCCAATCAAATGTCAGTCAGCAGCCTGTAATGGTGCAGTCACATCATGCTAGGCAGGAGCATGCTGCATGATACAACCATGTCAGTTTTAACCTTAACGTACAGCGTCGGTAAAGAACTTTACACAATAATTGACATTACCACGAGTCAATGACGATTGGGGGGGGCCACACGGGATGGCCAATCAGATTGCAGTGGGGGCGGGTACCCCCCCGCCACTCTACAAGTTGTAACCTTCCTTCCTGTAGTTGCTGAGTTTGAGTATGATAGCGTTGTTGCCGTGGTGACGGCAGTTTGTTGTTGAATATAGGCTACTTCGTTAGCTAACAGATGTGCGTTAGCTGGTTGAATTAGCCGCAGAAATGGACTTACCTGCTTCATATTACGGGGAAGTTGACAAACGAAACCCAGTTGTTATAGCCTTTGAACGAGACATGAACTCGTTTATGTCACTGATGAGACGAGTCGCCTCTACAAACATCCAAGACAACGGCTCTTATACTAAAGGGTAGGAGAAACAGTTGGCATAGCTTAGACAGCTAGCGTTTCACCAATGGCATCTGTATGCCAACAAAAGTTTTACTAATTGCTAATAAACAGCTGTTTTACTTTATGACATTTATATTGGCCATACGTTAGGaaacacatttctctttttACTACGCGTGAGACAgtcagactgaaaaaaaaaatacaataataataaaaacgcCCTTAAACTGCTTTTtgttgggttcagagggttaactccaCTTTCCATTAGGATCATCCATTCTTGGGTAAAAATGTGCATCCataatttcttttcttttgtctgaaTTATTCATCAAGTTAATTTCTAAACTGCTTTAGGTGAATAGATACACATCCCTTGGAACAGGTGCTACAACTTTGGAGTAgattttatattacattatactgTACGTCAGTCCTATTTTAGTGTTGTTTGATATTAGCAAGATCCtaatttgattttcatttttgaaGGATTAAAATCCTAGTGGAGATATGGAAAAACTACAAACATCGACTACCTTCGAAGTTGTACCAGGAGAGGATGTTGCAGATTGCAGATTTTCTCTTTGGGATAAAGGTAATTCCCAGTAGCGTAGCTGATATCTGCAAATGTTTGGTTTCCACAGCTTAACTTAATTTCGTTACCAGCTGCCTTcaatcaaaaacaaatgaatttCAGTTTCAAAATGTAATCATTCATGGTGAAAGAACCCTGGTCAATGTTGAATGTGAAGGGGATGGCAAATACTTCAGGTTTATAATCCAGAGACATGTGTGCCTTAATTATATAAATTGAAGCACTCTTAAAGTGGAAAAGAGAAATTGTCACACTGTTGGGCCTGATTTATTCTACAATTACATTCTTTTGTACCTGTGTGTAAGTATTTACAGTTATGTCTTTCTTGCCTGTCCTCTTCATCTGTAGTTGTACCAGCTAGCTCTTTGGCAGGGCTACAGTCTCTACCTGCTGCAGTTTAATTCAGTGAAAATAACTGACATCACCGATGTGGACCACTTCATGACCTGCTTCTTTCCTGAAGGTTTTGACACAGACCAAGATATATTTGCAATGAAGGTACACTGTACTACTCTATATGTGCTTGTGTGCAGTGCAGTTGCTGTGTGTAATATGTTTGACCATTCACAGGCAGACAGCGCTAAAagcaggctatttttgttgtgctTTGTTGTTTAATTGATATTGAGGTTTTTtctacataaaatacattatttatacagtatgtaagttgtatatgtgtgtgcacatcTGTAGATCCGTGCAATGCAGGGCAGTGTCATGTGTATATTTGAGCTGGAGAGAAGACACAGCGTTCTCAGCCAGAAGGGACTTTGCAAACTGCTGCATTTGCTGAACTTCATCAGAATCATGATGCAGTCATTTCAGCAACATGATCAACTCTGCTGGCATTTGTATAATGGTATATTATTACAACTTATATGATTTTGACCTGTATTTGAATTTTGTCTTACTTTTTTGGAAGAACAAATTTAGTTGTCAAAGTGTGAGATTGGACAAAAGGGGAATTTGAACATGTGCACATATGGGTGGGtgtttgagtttttattagatGCAAGggttttattcattaaattgTCTTGTGAGCAAAGCTAATGTGATTTTATAAAGTCAAAGTGATAACCTTCTATTGGTACCATACAATTCCTGGAAATATATTGGTACTTATCAAGAACTTAATCCAGAGATTTaatgaaaattaatttattgtttgaACTGAGAAATTATAggattctttgttttattttattttaccataGAACTaaaccttttctctttttctttctaatCTTTCTCAGGCTCATTAAAAACATACACCATCTGCCGTTACCTGATGACAATGAACTGTAGTGCACAGGTACTAACAGACCATTCGAACAGACTCCCTCTGAAGAGAGAGAAGTGTATTGTGGCTAAGAAAGACAGCGTGCAACTCCTCAAAAAGAATCTTACTTTTCCCTAATGAATGATTTGACATTTATTGGATTTATATTCCAGATATAATGTTTGTTATGGTTCTTTATTCCACCATATATTTCCCTGCCCAGGCACTGGAGTACCTTCTGTATTCAAGCAACAGTTTAGAGCTGTCTGTTCCGCTGATGACTGCGAAGTATCTGCCGTGGATTGTCACTCTTTACTGTGCTGTCTGCCACTGTTACTATGACAACAAGGCTGCAGTGCAGGCGGAGGTGAAAGAAACACTTCATCTTTGTCAAGACAcctacaaacacacaatcacagtGATATTACCAGACTACCCACATAATGATTTTAAAAGTTCTAAATACCAGCTGTCTATTTTAAGAGAAGATTGCATTGGAAATATCATATTCCCCATTTGTCGAGTTTGTTTGTATGTCTTTAAATGCTTTCAGGAATTTTGGTTGGCGCTTGGAAAAATCAATGAGCTAGCAGAGGTGGAGAAGCAGAATGATGTTCCTGAGACTCAGAGAGCCTTCAAAGAAGCCTCTATTAAGGCAGGAATCTCCTTTTGataaaatatactatatactatattattcattttactGTTATAAGATATTGACCATGAAAATGATGCAAGGaacatacagtatagtatatgcaaatataaaaccatgttaatCTACATATATAATCAGTTAGAGGGCCATTTGAAATCCAATATACACTGCCTAAGCAAGAGTAGCCCCATTTCTTCATTCTCAAATTATACCTTAAAAGCAAACAGTGGCTTTGCATTCATAAATTCTCAGTGGAAGCAACAATTATACTAGATAGCCACACTGAATATACTGCATGAATACGAACACATACAGATTTATGCCCTCTGACGCTGTATAATGCTGATGTGGTCTTCTTTGGTTCTGCAAAAAAGTGGTGACTTGCATCTTATTTTTCCAGCTGGCTGCCATGATATTCAAGTGTACCGTGTTTGAGGCCAAAAGGAGACCCAAATCCATATACAGAACCAAAACCAAAAGCAACTTGAAGGACATACCCAATGTAATAAGACCCACTTTGCTGCCATATCATCATATTTAGTGTTAGATAACCCCCTTAAGGGTCCTCGTGTACCTTTCTGTATCTACTGTAGGTGCCATGGCCTCGTAACACAACAGAGCGCATGCTAATGGGCCAGTTTGACAGCAGTGCAGCGCAGTTCTTGGGCATCTTGGAAGCACTTTGGGACAGCAACGGACACCCGCTGCAGACGCGGATGCCAGATGAACCAGATCTGCAGGAGGTGATCCTGGAACTCCTGTCTGCTGGCATCAGTATACTATCTGgttagtaaaacaaaaacattacataaaatcATTCTGCAGTTTTTACAGTAAGTGCGCATTTGAGAGAAatgtttgcatatatttttaatggGTGTTTAAGGTGAGGAATGCTCACCTTGTTTAATGAATGCATATATGTTCCTATTTGTTAAGGAGCCCAAACTACTAGTGAGTCTCGTGTGAGTCTCAATGCATTGACACCAACATCCACTCTAATGGATTTAGCCATTACAGGTTAGtcactgttttgtttgtcttcttACTGTGTTTCAAggtgtttgttttgtgcagtGGTTTGGAAATCATGTGAAGTAATGTGATGTCTTGTTTTCCTAGGAGAAAACAAAATACCCATTTTGTCTGCAGTGAGGTTTATTAAGATCTTGTTTCGGTACAAGCAGCCTGATGCGTTCACTGACCTGGCAACTGAGATGCTGCAGGTTTTGTCTGTGAGTAGCACACAAGCATGTCATGTAGATCCTATCAGTTCTCGTTTGTGTCTTTAATGTATGCAGTGGTCTTTCAGTGATCTTgagtctctctttctgtgtctctctgtatcAGGGTCTGGAAGGTCAGTCATTCAGGAGGGCAGAGCTGGAGCTTGCCTTACTTGACAGTTTCAACGGTCTGATGGAACGGATTGATGGTAGCAAAAGTGAATTTGTGCCACATATGGACTTATTTAGACTTATTTAGATCTTGAGGCCTCTAAACCTGTAAGTAGATACATGGATAAATAAAAACTGTCCACAAAGGATTCCCAGAGGTAATTTAATGCTGTTGCCTAGACTTCATTGATCCTTTAACAACCTCCTGGCTCCTTGATTCCTTGAGAGTGATTATTTCACTATGTTGATAAGATGAGTATGATTATCTTAACCATATCACTTCCTGTCAAATATTTGCGACAGAGACAATTAAGGTGCTCAACATTGGGCCTCAGTTACTTGATCACAATAAATCCACGTATCCACTGTCTTATCTCTGAATTATTATGTGGTcgtaatgtttgtttttcccaACAGACAGACATAAGTCCTCATTCTCAATGAGTGATCAGTTCATAGGGCTGGTAGCCACCCTGCACACGTCTGTTTGTGGCTCCGATCCTGTAAGTCttgatgttatttgtgtgtttatgttgagGTTAATCTGCCAAGGACTAGGATTACGGTTAGTTATCTAAATactatgtgtttgtttgtgtaggaTGTGCAGCCAGATGGGGATCTGGTTTTAGATGTTGTGTTGTTTCTGTGGGGTAAAGTGAAGCTGGTGATCCAGAGGGATCAGCTGCAAAATCCAAAGTTCACATGCGACCTTGCGAACGTAGATAATTATGACAAGGTATGTATTCAAAAAAGGAAAGCATAactaaaactgttgttttttttaagttaaacaaGAAAACTGCTACTTTTATCCTCTACAACATGGagttttcacactttttttaacccttgtgcgttactttaaaaaaagttgtccTGATGATATCTGGATCGAAGAATCATAACTGATCATAACTGTAACATTTTGCAGTGGctgttgtgtctgtttatgCTGTGTGAGGTGGCCTTTGCCTGTGACCTAGCAGCTGTTGACTGCATAATGACGGCAGAGATGATCCACACATTGGCCATACTGCTGGAGAACGTAGCTGAACACAGTGATAAATGTACAGGTGAGAAAAAAGGgtaattgttttattcattataaCACTCTGGTATTAGATAATGGGCAAACTCACACCAGACTAATTCTCAGGCACATGCACATAGATAAAGAAGCACATGAGATGTTTATTATAGCTttgataatattattattttcatgttttatgtctaGGAGCGTGTGAAGCAGACTTTGAGGTTGTGAAGCCaagctctttctctcttcttgaGGTTTGTGAATGGACTGACTGTACATGTATGGCATCAAATGATAGTTCTGTATTTATTATAGTGTGCGATATAGGTTTGTCgtgtaatgaaaaaacaaattttaacaTAATGTGCCAGTGTGCTGTATTCTGCCTCAGTTTTCttcagaaaaaatacaaagacaaatcatccattgtgtgtgtttgtgtgttattgtagAGTTCAAGTACAGAGCTTCTTCAGAAGGTGTgtgaggtggtggagagagGTCTTGATGCTCTGGCAAAGGGTGTAGCTACAATGCTACCTCAAGATTGTTCAGCAGTCACTGACTCTGCCTTCATGCAGGTAGGCAGTCAACACTCCGTTGTGCCATTTCATTTTACACCAAGGTGTTGCCTTGAGGatctgaaaactgttttgtaaaATAGAAGCAGAAATAACAGGACATCAGGGTAGATTTAAGAAATACAGTTGGTGAGTGTAACCACAACCAATTTTCTCCTCTTATTCTGACAGATATTGAGTCCTCTCTCTCCAACGCCTCCCTCCATATCTTCTCCGACGCCATCAGAAGAGGGACatgaagaaaatgaaataaatgagaaggaaaaagaagaagtggaAGCTACGGTAGAGGCAGATATTAAAGGTCGTCAACACACTCAGTCCACACATGAGTTCCTGCTGGCTACAGACCTTCATCTAGAGCTAGACATCATCCACCACAGGGCTTCCCTCAAGTTACTGCAGATGAATGCAGGTCAGACTCAGACTTTTGTGAATTAATCAGCCTTTTACCTAGATTGAGTTTGTAACTAGTTTTACATTGACAATTCCTGATCAAGTGCTTGCTGATTTCTGACCAGAATCTAAAATACCTTACATTAAATCATGATTAGTATTAGTGGTCAAAGTAAAAATTCCAAAATAgtattgattaaaaaatgatatgTCTTCAAATAAGTCGTGCCTGATTGTAGACACACATACTTGATCTAAATATGGTGGTTTGTCCTGGGACTTTGTTGGATCTAGTTGCAGAGTCTCAACTGTTGGATCGGATCAAGAAGAACAAGGTGTCCAAAGCTCTTTTCCTGATCCAGAAAGCCTCGCTGGCGTACAACAACATGGAGCCAAATAACAGCAACAAAGCAAAGAATCTGCTTGAGGTTACACATTCACAAACATTTATACTTTCTCAGATACAGTCACAACTACACATACATattgatttttccacatgcACTACAGTAATGTGTATGTTTCTGAAAATGTGAACATGTACATGTATGTGGATAACATTGAAATATTAAATTGAAATGACTGTTTGGCACATATACATAGCCAATGCCCTGCTAGGCTTAATGTTGATTTAACCAATTAGTACTATGTTGTTTCTGAAGCCAGACTAAACAGTGAAACCAGCTAGTGCTCTCAGTTATTTGAAATTTAAACCTTGTACTACAAGCCTCAATGGCACATTTACTTTCTGTTCATACTGTAAACGTGAAAAGACTAGGCCATTACTGATGGCTGGTGATTGAGGTGAGTTCTCATAAAGTGTATTAAATGTTCCAAAGGTATGTCTTTTTGCCCTTCTAGGAGGCCTCCACCCTGATAGagaaagcagtggtggaagagaGAAAATTGTATATCTCCACTTTTGCAAAGGCTCCAGCTGAAAACAAAGATAAAGGgatgaaagagaaagaagaaaatccTCCGCCTCCCCCCATCCTGCTCTCACGCACTGACAACTCCTTTACCTTTACCCCAGCGCCTTTCAACTTGGAGGAACAAGTGAGATTTTTAATTTACTAATTTAACAAGCAGCAAATAATCCAATACAACGTCTATACTTCATAtcttcctttttgttttgtttttgtttatgtccaGGTGTGCTGGTACCAGCTCTGCGGCCGTGCAGCTGAGGGCATTAACCTGAAAGTCCGTCTGGGAGACTGCAGCCTGCCAGGAACTGGAAATATGGTACAATTTATCTCTTTCACAGGTGTCAGGACAGctggaaaacatttttgtcatcttgtatGATCCGGTGTTTGCCCCTTATATTTGATTTGGCTTTGTACATTTCCAGGTACCTGCAGTATCTGGTGAGTGTGTGCTGAGGGTGGAGGGGCTGGAGCCCAACCAGAAGTATGTGTTTGCTGTAGCAGCTTACAGCAGCCAGGGCAAGCTACTGGGCAACAATATAGGAGGGTCAACATTCCCGCTGCTGGCATCCTTGCCGTTACCACTGCTCTCCACATGGGCTAACTTGGCACAGGTACACTACACACagctataaaaaaacattaactcaCCAGGCTGTTGCACTGTTGCTCACTGAGCCAGAGAAAAAGCAGGATTATTGTTGtagcttttttcactttttctttagGTGGCATTTCAAACCGAGCAGTATGCAGTAGCAAAGAGAGCCTGCAGAGCACTGTGGATCCACTACACTGACCCGGACCCTGGGTCCCAAAGAACACAGGACAGACTCGCTATCACAGGGTGAGGAGGGGAACAAATCCACATAGTTCCAAGTTAGGAAGTCTGTATTTCTATGTATTTCACACAAATCTCTTTTTGCTCTATCCCCTTTCACCATGCTAAAGACTGCGTGTCCAGACCCTGCAACGCTCCTCTCCTCACCTGCGTCAGTTGTTCATCAATTCTATCTTCATTGAGACAGAGATCAACATTCAGCAAGGATCGCTCTATTGTCACTCATTCAGTGACACTGGACCGTTTATCTgggaaaaggtaaaaaaactgATCTGTATAGAGAGGTGCACTTGTAAAGTGAGTAAATGGATTGACATTGTTGAATAGATATCATTGCTAGCAGCAACACAGTGTGAAGGTTTATGCCTATATTTTGATTGTATtgatgtgaacaaaggttgtaTCCTTTATCTGACATTAacataataaattatttgtgCATGTACGCAGGAAGCCAGACTGGCAGAATGCGAGCGAATGCTGGTGGCCATAGACCTGGCAATGTGGTTGAATGATGGTGGAGCTGCTTTGCAAGCTGTAGTTAGCTGTTATGGTCTCTTGGCACCTCTAATCTTCCATCAGATCACTTGTGACCGTGTTGTACAGGTATGCAATACCTCAATCACATAAGTCTTAATAATCTGTCCTCAACTTAACTTTGTTAACCATGTAACATACAACAAATAACTCACACACTATGTGTTTATGCCTGTGTCTGAAATGCAGGTGCTAAAAAAATGCTTGATAGTTCTGGAGGAGAATTCAGGTCTTCTCAAACAAAAATGGACTGGAAACACCGCCGAGTCGTTTATGCACATGATAGCCTGCATCACCTACTACCTGTCCAAGGTGTGTCTGCATGTGCTTGTGTACAATTTAGACTGTTTGTGTTGAAGTTTCAGTGCTCTGCAAACAATGTGTTTGAGCTGCATGCTAAAACTTAGCAGTAACTCTTAAGTTGCCTTTATTGTTGCAAAGATGTCCACACTGAGAAAGTTACTTTAAGATTTGTAGTGACAATATACAGGAGCCTTGCACAACATAATATCTTATCCTTAATCATTTCTGACCAGGCGTCACGTGTGCTCAGGGAGCATCAGATGGCCTCTGCAGTGATGGACTGTGGTCGCACGCTGCTCCAAGAGGTCTATGATGCCCAGCTGCAGATCACTCGACTTGCCAATAAAGCTGTAGGTGTAAGGAACAGTGGAAAAGTTTCCATTTATTTCATGATTTATTTTCACTCTTAGAATGACTAGAtcatgaaattaaaatgaattaaattattacCCAATACATTGCTATACTGCTATATTTTAGTGATggtttaatattaaataattaaaaatatacaccaaatgaagaatatttttcttgACTGTTCTAACTTTTTTGTGCTTCTATATGTGTGTTTAGTCCAAGAAACATGCGGCAATCAAGggtgaaatgaaaataacaagTCTTCAGCTGAAGGCACTGCATCGGaagaacaagaaaataatcacacCTGAAGCAGTTCTCACCGCAGACAATGGTAACACAcagaaactcacacacacacacttgtatgGAAAACTGAAAATAAGGTGCTGTGTAGAGCAAGAAGTCTACAGTTGGTACTTTTCTGTTAGTATTTAAAGTCctgtttattgaaaaaaaagccAGGGTGGCTTTTATCTCAACATTTTGGCAACAAAATAGTACACACCTGATGAAAGTTGACAGTAAGAACACATTAtcttttaaaatatacttttgagTCGACTAATGAATACACTTTTAGTCTCTCAGCTGGTTAAGTTAGTTATTTAcaactttcttttcttctgtagAGATTGCACGTCCACTGACTGGCTGTGATGATCCCACCACATTGTATGATCTGATCTCCAACAACACATTAAAGGATGTCTATCAAGATCGTAAGTGGCACAGGACAGTTTTTTAATTACTAATTAGTCTTGGTCATTGACaccctgtgtttgtttttttgttttttatagtgATGAAGCTCAGACACAAGGTATATTTTACTGAGTTTGCAGCACTACTTCTCCAGAGAACCATGGAAGAGGGCCACCCAGACCTTGTGTTAAAGTGGGGGCAAAGCATGTTTGAATTTCTTTCAAGGTGTGCTTTGTCTATTCACCTCTTTTGAGATTTTAAAGgaagacatttaaaacacaaaatgtctgCTTTGATTTCTAgtaattgtgttgttttatattcAATACTGTTATAGTCAAAGTATCAAACAATGTATTACTGTCCACCTATGTATGGATAATACTGTACGCACTGTATACAGATAGTAGCCATTTTGCCTATAATGATAAAGACTTCACACtatgttaatgtttttgtatgtcTCAGGCGTGATGAGGTGTTGGGACTGTCCACAAAGTGTTTGAAGGGAAACAGtcagagtaaaagaaaaagtagtGGTCAGGCTTCGAAAGGAACGGAATCGCCACAGGTAAAAATaatatgcacacaaacatacattgtATATCTACATACATGTAGAAGGATAGACAATATTCTGAACATCTGTGATATACAAAGATTATTTTGCCTTACACTTTATGGACAATGATC
Coding sequences within it:
- the LOC131987135 gene encoding cilia- and flagella-associated protein 54-like isoform X1, with translation MDLPASYYGEVDKRNPVVIAFERDMNSFMSLMRRVASTNIQDNGSYTKGIKILVEIWKNYKHRLPSKLYQERMLQIADFLFGIKLYQLALWQGYSLYLLQFNSVKITDITDVDHFMTCFFPEGFDTDQDIFAMKIRAMQGSVMCIFELERRHSVLSQKGLCKLLHLLNFIRIMMQSFQQHDQLCWHLYNGSLKTYTICRYLMTMNCSAQALEYLLYSSNSLELSVPLMTAKYLPWIVTLYCAVCHCYYDNKAAVQAEEFWLALGKINELAEVEKQNDVPETQRAFKEASIKLAAMIFKCTVFEAKRRPKSIYRTKTKSNLKDIPNVPWPRNTTERMLMGQFDSSAAQFLGILEALWDSNGHPLQTRMPDEPDLQEVILELLSAGISILSGAQTTSESRVSLNALTPTSTLMDLAITGENKIPILSAVRFIKILFRYKQPDAFTDLATEMLQVLSGLEGQSFRRAELELALLDSFNGLMERIDGSKNRHKSSFSMSDQFIGLVATLHTSVCGSDPDVQPDGDLVLDVVLFLWGKVKLVIQRDQLQNPKFTCDLANVDNYDKWLLCLFMLCEVAFACDLAAVDCIMTAEMIHTLAILLENVAEHSDKCTGACEADFEVVKPSSFSLLESSSTELLQKVCEVVERGLDALAKGVATMLPQDCSAVTDSAFMQILSPLSPTPPSISSPTPSEEGHEENEINEKEKEEVEATVEADIKGRQHTQSTHEFLLATDLHLELDIIHHRASLKLLQMNAVAESQLLDRIKKNKVSKALFLIQKASLAYNNMEPNNSNKAKNLLEEASTLIEKAVVEERKLYISTFAKAPAENKDKGMKEKEENPPPPPILLSRTDNSFTFTPAPFNLEEQVCWYQLCGRAAEGINLKVRLGDCSLPGTGNMVPAVSGECVLRVEGLEPNQKYVFAVAAYSSQGKLLGNNIGGSTFPLLASLPLPLLSTWANLAQVAFQTEQYAVAKRACRALWIHYTDPDPGSQRTQDRLAITGLRVQTLQRSSPHLRQLFINSIFIETEINIQQGSLYCHSFSDTGPFIWEKEARLAECERMLVAIDLAMWLNDGGAALQAVVSCYGLLAPLIFHQITCDRVVQVLKKCLIVLEENSGLLKQKWTGNTAESFMHMIACITYYLSKASRVLREHQMASAVMDCGRTLLQEVYDAQLQITRLANKASKKHAAIKGEMKITSLQLKALHRKNKKIITPEAVLTADNEIARPLTGCDDPTTLYDLISNNTLKDVYQDLMKLRHKVYFTEFAALLLQRTMEEGHPDLVLKWGQSMFEFLSRRDEVLGLSTKCLKGNSQSKRKSSGQASKGTESPQKNKNTPSHEDARKKLKQNMPQSMLQRVRTNRDMQAIENLLTMMSSVVQRHKKQSQLRNTCCEERVWRSQLNYSMAQAHLALLYQGLDQLHGGALQHSYRQFDPLYFSLAHSGFLVRRNSQLQQSSKNEVVSERDSSLSGFRDYVATHNERSKKEAVRVDDSVTEESCEEGDDASEIVEQQIETHKRTVALLLDSLNKAALYLRRAMVLAHRGGHWTTLQCVCQTLWDQSYRITVIVQRAAQLEHPSAITADQLHTTFTPLLVLATDLIMDMLNRLGLWSLYGSNLTEEELESSLHFSTPLDNSTQVDLRWVRTLVLHTLERLHDSSKWESLAHFALLFNSYTQERYALIITPLLVHAQRRLLERISSFGGPAVPQPHHVKTQKATGKEVTNRSYAASQLLSGLTPHPVKRLPIQKKATLTNSTPRDAVDLKGAEIKHSMSLVCVPLDVEDTLTCYRQALEKGPHCLQVFHHSRSLLLRLLAYKKPCFATQFQHCQSRNQSHSASLVDFSPLVMPTPNIEPCDLMEEDYSAPNALYSLPISPDHMPTVIAAYSTSTKYLQANNHDSLRVLALHEMGNLQFYNGNTRAAHSYWSKAVDCALQSSGAIEKWDGVSFEGGSLQQTLKQTGIWGCLQAAELTAKIAQYILLSDISQRTKCCLMSAHLFKCVLYCSPAQPQADLEYAHHSIGDELLPGVNFFSEPHRVHLGTTVTSLNFICHWLYTTGYYITLLPILALYLHFVGTVCRDFQRIVEGKILKIRALTELCLFTEAVKEAVQLTQGTGVLLPHGHYIAKDNFQVKPAKTFHSNKSLLDNSEALEELVNCDFAPEVSMLYGSTLCLRFNLARIQLVLALSDTVHGPPVPDTVEGEALASITSTLVNSKPHEQDILDNEGSSLKTEKPKVLTLDTKKEKLTPGRIKFLMLEAASFLLQPISQELTCLSCSEMENLELTIELNLVKANLYLQHGNAALSSEIASSSLVLLQTSPVTMRESIPASQEPVADVTHARTGIEQDTKDCSASNPLLGDCPRAVEASERIGVSLWLRCRVALVCSLAAHIHGASTLFPGKNINDEKTRLLQEGLDECERWGDVDTQALLMVEMAELEAQRGKTDDSMATLQEAVTLLSGQTCMPPKSSVTLARATLLLSDLRGERSIMLIKLTQKLLIKQLCVFGQSVVLDDGKIRYSRPGPSNIYLPYLNILEQTTLRFGHILDRPVLQVPAQSLQITPVQPD